The genomic window CCCAAGAGCGGCAGAAAAACTAAAGTAAGCTTCGTCTCTCTGGACGACGGAGAGGTCGTCGGCGTGGTTTACGACGAGCTCGGCTGAATTTTCGTTTTTTGACTAACCCTTTGTATTCTGTTTGGGGTGTTGGAAATAATTAAATACCCCGATATCGTAAATTTTCCCGGTGGAAATAATGCCCATGGACGTTTATCGTGAAGCTCTTCGGCTGGCTTCTGATATACGGGACAAGTACCTCAGGGCCGTCACCTACGCTAAAATTGGCTATTATATGTACCGTGCCAAAAAACCAGAGTATAAAACCGCCTTCAAATACGCCTTTAATGCGGCCGCCTCAATTGAAAACCCCGTTCTTCTGGTCAAAACACTAATCGAGATAGGGACGTACCTCAGGCGCACCGACTCAAAAACCGCCCAAAAGGTCTTTCACCAGGCTTATGAATCCATACTAACTTTCCCGGAACCCCTGAGGGATGACCTACTTGAAGAGCTGGTCATACGACTTCTTGAACTGGATATGCCAGACGACGCACTCTTCTACGCCACGGATGTTGAGGACTCCGTGAAGCGCAACGATCTGTTTCTGAAGATACTCCGGGTATACCTCAAGAATGGAAACATGCGCAGGGCGAGGCTCATCATAGAGCAGATAGACGAGGAGCCATGGCACTCCATAGCAGCAATAGAGGCCATAAAGGAGCACCTCAAGAGGGAGGAGTTCGGAAGTGCCATCAGGGTTCTCTCCGAGCTTAAGAGCGAGTACTGGCTTGGGGAGGCCATGAAGGAGGTGGCCGTCTACCTGAAGAACTCGGACGTTCCGACGGCGACCTACGAAAAGTTCGTGGACATAGCACTGGGGATGTCCTCCGACACAGGCTTTGACGTTCTGAGGTCCCTTCTCATAGGCCTCGGCAACCAGGGAGAGCTGGACTTCGTCATGGACATCCTGGACAGGGTTTATCCGGACGAGAGGCTCTCGATAATCGAGGGCATAGTCAAGACTTCCGTGGACAAGGAGGACGTCCTCTTTGACTTGATAAACCACCTTGAAGGGGAGGAGTTTGAGAGGATAGCGGGGTTCGTAATGGATCAGCTGCTCTCAAAGCCTGTCCACGAAAAGTATCGCCGCCTCGTTAAGACTATCGGCGAGCGCACGATGGAGGACTCCGTGAGAGTTAAGGTGGCGACCTATCTGGCCAAGCTTGGTGACTTTGAAGAGGCCATTAAGTTTGCCCAACTCGTTCGCGGCCACTACCTCCGCTCACTGGCGTTCGGAAGCATAGCCGTGGCAAAACTTAAGGCAGGGGACATCGACGGAGCCATTGACGCCGCCCTTGAGGTCAAGGATCCCAAGTGGGGTTCGTGGCTCCTCAGCGAGATCCTGACCAAGATACTGGAACTTCACGCCGAGGGAGAGGTGAGCGAAGACATAGAGGAGAGGGCCAAACATCAGCGGATTCTCTGGGAGAAGGGCTAACGTTTTAAGCTTCCCTTCGTTTTTTCTCTCCAGGTGATACCATGCTGAGGATAGCGATTATTGGAGGTTCCGGAGTCTACGATCCGAAGCTGCTCCAGAACGTCAGGGAGGAGTTCGTAAGCACGCCCTACGGAAAGGTCAGGGTCAAAATCGGGGAGTACAGCGGGGAGGAGATAGCCTTTCTCGCGAGGCACGGCGAGGGTCACAGCGTTCCCCCCCACAAGATAAACTACCGTGCCAACATCTGGGCACTCTACGAGCTGGGTGTTGAGAGGATCCTCTCAACCTCCGCCGTGGGTTCCCTCAACGAGGCGATGAAACCCGGTGACTTCGTTATCCTGGACCAGCTCATGGACTTCACGAAAACGAGGCACTACACCTTCTACGACGGCGAGGACAGTCCACACGGGAGAAAATTCGTCGCCCACGTGGACTTCACGGACCCATACTGCCCCGAGCTCAGGAAGGCCCTCATAACCGCCGCCAGAGAGCTGGGCTTTGAGTACCACCCCACCGGAACTTACGCCTGCATGGAGGGGCCACGCTTTGAGACAAGGGCGGAGATAAGGGCCCTGAAGATACTCGGTGCCGACGTGGTTGGTATGACCCAGTGTCCGGAGGCAATCCTCGCGAGGGAGCTGGAGATGTGCTACGCCAGCGTTGCCATCGTCACCAACTTCGCCGCCGGAATAAGCAGGGAGAAGCTCACCCACACCGAGGTCGTTGAGCTGATGGCCCAGAAGAGCGAGGAGATAAAGTACATCCTCATGAAGTCCATCAGGTACATACCGAAGGAGCGTCGCTGTGGCTGTAAGGATGCCCTCAGGGGCGCCACCGGAGACTGATGCCCTTTCCTGTTCTTTTATCCTCTTAAAAGTGCTTACGTTTTGAACTCGAAGTTAAAGAAAGCGTTTAATAGTAGGCCGCCCTAATTTTCCATGGTGATGGAAAGTGAAGTACGACGTTGTTATTATCGGAGCAAGTGCCGGGGGCCTTACCACGGCTATAGCCGCGAAGAGGTTTTATCCCGACAAGAGCGTCCTTGTCATTAAGAGGGAAGATGTCGGAATGATTCCCTGCGGCATCCCTTATGTCTTTGGAACCTTCGAGAGCGTTGACGACGACATTCTCCCGGCCGAGAAATTCTTGGAGCCGCTTGGAGTGGATGTACTGACCGACGAGGTCACCGAGATCGACGCAAGGGCAAGGCTTGTGAGGACCGCCTCGGGGAAGGAGATTGCCTGGGAAAAGCTCGTCATTGCGACCGGTTCAAAACCCGTGAAGCCGGAGTTCCCTGGCTCGGAGCTGGAGGGAGTTTACACCGTTCCGAAAGACTACCGTTACCTGAAGGAGTTCCGCGAGAGGGTTAAAACTGCGGAGAGAATAGTCATCGTTGGAGGCGGCTTCATAGCCCTGGAAGTCGGTGACGAGATACGGAAGCTCGGAAAGGACGTGACCCTCTTAGTCAGAAGCAGACTGCTGAGGAACTCATTCGACCCGGAGTTCAGCAAAATGGTTGAGGAACGGCTGAGGGAGAGGGGTATAAATGTGGTCTACGGGGACGTTGAGAGACTTCTTGGCAATGAACACGTCGAGAAGGTCAGGCTCGTTGATGGGAGGGAGCTTCCTGCAGATCTCGTGATTTTCTCTATCGGCTACCGCCCGAACGTTGAGCTGGCCGTTAATGCTGGGCTCAGGGTTACGCGCTACGGCATCTGGACAGATGAGTACATGAGAACCTCTTACCCAGACATCTTTGCCGTTGGAGACTGCGTCGAACACAGGGACTTCTTCACGGGAAAACCCTACGGTCTCATGCTGGCTTCAACGGCAACCTTCGAGGCCAGAATAGCGGGTGCAAACCTCTTCAAGCTTCAGATCGTCAGGGAGAACAGAAGGACGATAGGCGTCTATTCCACTCACGTTGCAGGACTTACACTGGCCGCCGCTGGTCTGACGGAAGAAGCTGCTAAGAAAGAAGGCTTTGAGGTCATAGTTGGCTACGGTAAGGGCCCGGATAGGCATCCGGCAAAGTTCCCCGACACCTCTATGGTAACGGTAAAGCTCATCTTCTCCCGCGACAGGGGGGCAATACTCGGGGCGCAGATAGCTGGAGGAAAGAGCGTCGGGGAGATGATAAACGTCCTCGCCTTAGCGATACAGAAGCGCCTTACCGCAAGCGAGCTTTACACACTCCAGATAGCCACTCACCCGCTCCTCACGGCCTCGCCTGTCGGCTACCAGATTCTCCAGGCTGCGGAGGATGCCCTGGCGAAGTTGAGAACATGAGGGGCTTTGTGCGATTTCACAGCTTCTTTTTTGTTTTGGCCTTTTGGAAAAGTTGGTCGAAAATATTCTTCTCTCCGAAATGTAAGAAGTAAGTTGTGCAGTAAGAGACATTTGATCAAACTTTTTCTCCAGAAAAGTTTGTGTGGTGCGGTGGCCGGGATTTGAACCCGGGCCAGCGGCGTGGCAGGCCGCTGTCC from Thermococcus sp. MAR1 includes these protein-coding regions:
- the mtnP gene encoding S-methyl-5'-thioadenosine phosphorylase, coding for MLRIAIIGGSGVYDPKLLQNVREEFVSTPYGKVRVKIGEYSGEEIAFLARHGEGHSVPPHKINYRANIWALYELGVERILSTSAVGSLNEAMKPGDFVILDQLMDFTKTRHYTFYDGEDSPHGRKFVAHVDFTDPYCPELRKALITAARELGFEYHPTGTYACMEGPRFETRAEIRALKILGADVVGMTQCPEAILARELEMCYASVAIVTNFAAGISREKLTHTEVVELMAQKSEEIKYILMKSIRYIPKERRCGCKDALRGATGD
- a CDS encoding FAD-dependent oxidoreductase, with the protein product MKYDVVIIGASAGGLTTAIAAKRFYPDKSVLVIKREDVGMIPCGIPYVFGTFESVDDDILPAEKFLEPLGVDVLTDEVTEIDARARLVRTASGKEIAWEKLVIATGSKPVKPEFPGSELEGVYTVPKDYRYLKEFRERVKTAERIVIVGGGFIALEVGDEIRKLGKDVTLLVRSRLLRNSFDPEFSKMVEERLRERGINVVYGDVERLLGNEHVEKVRLVDGRELPADLVIFSIGYRPNVELAVNAGLRVTRYGIWTDEYMRTSYPDIFAVGDCVEHRDFFTGKPYGLMLASTATFEARIAGANLFKLQIVRENRRTIGVYSTHVAGLTLAAAGLTEEAAKKEGFEVIVGYGKGPDRHPAKFPDTSMVTVKLIFSRDRGAILGAQIAGGKSVGEMINVLALAIQKRLTASELYTLQIATHPLLTASPVGYQILQAAEDALAKLRT